A stretch of the Triplophysa dalaica isolate WHDGS20190420 chromosome 19, ASM1584641v1, whole genome shotgun sequence genome encodes the following:
- the ankhd1 gene encoding ankyrin repeat and KH domain-containing protein 1 isoform X5: MQDAVAGTAMLTDGFEDEIDSVTPRSPALGMGVGATPGAGLGGLGIGVGGKKVRLFGETGGPTTDRLDFKLTAAAVLSSGPGSGSDEDEVSEVESFILDQEDLDNPVLKTASELLLSSAADGADLRTVDPETQARLEALLEAAGIGKLSTADGKAFADPEVLRRLTSSVSCALDEAAAALTRMRAENTLNASQADNLVIFSRSLAEACSDGDVNAVRKLLDEGRSVNEHTEEGESLLCLACSAGYYELAQVLLAMHANVEDRGIKGDITPLMAAASGGYVDIVKLLLVHGADVNAQSSTGNTALTYACAGGFLDVVNVLLKEGANIEDHNENGHTPLMEAASAGHVEVARVLLEYGAGINTHSNEFKESALTLACYKGHLDMVRFLLEAGADQEHKTDEMHTALMEACMDGHVEVARLLLDSGAQVNMPADSFESPLTLAACGGHVELAALLIERGANLEEVNDEGYTPLMEAAREGHEEMVALLLAQGANINAQTEETQETALTLACCGGFLEVADFLIKAGADIELGCSTPLMEAAQEGHLELVKYLLAAGANVHATTATGDTALTYACENGHTDVADVLLQTGADLEHESEGGRTPLMKAARAGHLCTVQFLISKGANVNRATANNDHTVVSLACAGGHLAVVELLLAHGADPTHRLKDGSTMLIEAAKGGHTNVVSYLLDYPNNILSVPAPDLSQLTPPSHDTSQAPRVPFQALAMVVPPQEPDRVPSTIPSPPPVTSKGASKQRLSSIQSTSVASGGLDADLLPPFHPYQPLECIVEETEGKLNELGQRISAIEKAQLQSLELIQGEPLTKDKIEELKKSREEQVQKKKKILKELQKVERQLQLKTQQQFTKEYMETKGHKEELGQAAGAEMPGTPLPLQATQLGSDVDNETDCSKDEHMPTSTNEEDDGEEEDEDVYEEDVDLPKLPQVDTILYREGTQPPPPPPPQNQGLQSQTSFVPIQPLATQQSTDFSNAEYSESSSPDLQRVLLGPQLTGLGPGLLAQAPDGLMVATPAQTLTDTLDDIMAAVNSRVPVVNTTTSPSPQPSAQMPINTVSPSSMLPLYPSVDIDAHTESNHDTALTLACAGGHEELVSVLIARGANIEHRDKKGFTPLILAATAGHVGVVEILLDKGGDIEAQSERTKDTPLSLACSGGRQEVVELLLLRGANKEHRNVSDYTPLSLAASGGYVNIIKILLNAGAEINSRTGSKLGISPLMLAAMNGHVPAVKLLLDMGSDINAQIETNRNTALTLACFQGRAEVVSLLLDRKANVEHRAKTGLTPLMEAASGGYAEVGRVLLDKGADVNAPPVPSSRDTALTIAADKGHYKFCELLISRGAHIDVRNKKGNTPLWLAANGGHFDVVQLLVQAGADVDAADNRKITPLMAAFRKGHVKVVQYLVKEVNQFPSDIECMRYIATIADKELLKKCHQCMETIVKAKDQQAAEANKNASILLEELDLEKSREESKKQALAAKREKRKEKRKKKKEEQKRKMAEEEAKVKEIYSELQDLKEDSSEELEVPIEPPSATTTTTIGISATSPTFTNAFGKKRANVPTTPNTSRKNKKNKTKDSPCEPIILQDPQVSLAQQKADKNKIHGEPRGGGAPGGTSDSDNLDSTDCNSESSNGSKSQELTDPPYSSSSSSFPLPVPAGSGHFQTPAEKRQGPSLHSYREEKVTVSISKPQHKSHEIQSDLTSSSLPSSFKTISLPVNSPNIKMNLTSPKRGQKREEGWKEVVRRSKKLSVPASVVSRIMGRGGCNITAIQDVTGAHIDVDKQKDKNGERMITIRGGTESTRHAVQLINALIQDPAKELEDLIPRNHIRPPGTNTKISSTYTTSTGATSTTAASSKGLPSVVPSSGVSFPSSSNSTSQQAGKLGKSMAPGVRPPFVSLPLAYAHPQLALLATMHHIRHPRLPMAQFGGTFPSSPNTWGPFPVRPVSPGSANSSPKHSGNSASRPAISGPAHPEHPSPPTSSALAATGSTTSPTSTAPTNTPTPSSVRKQLFSTEPKSGAGVPMATTGSTTASVQVAPSPISCIQTTPTTPPPPIALPTQHPSQPKSEPASLSTPAKEKPVTELALSSAGSASDGPSPSAPPHFTSSPSGPSMMPAQSESRQQLPSHFPSTTEHSSSSSSSQPGSSHHVTRLPLPTCSSTVTNTSSTLPHYTPAVPGVSPRMQPPTPFYPMPPGGLPDQQSVFVPPGASQEPPKQQQQQQSQSTLAQAGMPPQSHPMSTNMGMINGSQMHLHGGKAQLPHNFGPAALFSPFSIFNNNQMGNNQVWGACHLPTRTPSEQPYSAPNTAYIAGMGQMESGMPPPDGSKAPGYRCSSQRVVPSPIGMHPMDPTCNSMSSSAPLTNFTTSMSASPVFLQSPAPVGTHSFSRQHFSPHPWNSSTSCESPVPSASSGASSPLCTSTVTPAMTQSKPSSSNQQDRKVPPPIGTERLARIRQTGSINHTMLPNSYTPPVGQGGIWSFGVGSASETMSGWSQPLMGGPVMQMQEPSAFSQHQAMERDDTGIVAPSNTYHQPLPTNFMDFKGLPMYGGAMIPPHPQMGEAPGGHVYNGLHTSDPAWNPILKVVPNSGESSDPQQVWPGTWAPHVGNVHLNHVN; this comes from the exons GCATTGGTAAACTCTCCACTGCTGATGGCAAAGCCTTTGCAGATCCAGAGGTGCTGCGCCGCCTGACGTCGTCGGTGAGCTGCGCGCTAGACGAGGCCGCCGCCGCCCTCACCCGCATGAGGGCAGAAAACACACTCAACGCCAGTCAGGCCGACAA TCTGGTTATTTTTAGCCGTAGCCTGGCTGAGGCCTGCTCGGACGGCGACGTCAACGCCGTGCGGAAGCTGTTAGACGAGGGACGCAGCGTCAACGAACACACAGAGGAGGGTGAGAGCCTGCTGTGTCTGGCCTGCTCTGCTGGATACTATGAGCTCGCTCAG GTCTTGCTGGCCATGCACGCTAATGTGGAGGACAGAGGAATCAAGGGAGACATCACGCCACTCATGGCTGCTGCAAGCGGCGGTTACGTAGACATCGTCAAACTGCTCCTGGTGCACGGAGCAGACGTTAACGCACAGTCCTCAACAG GTAACACAGCGCTGACGTATGCATGTGCGGGAGGCTTCCTGGATGTTGTAAATGTGCTGCTGAAGGAGGGTGCCAACATTGAAGATCACAACGAGAACGGTCACACTCCTCTGATGGAGGCTGCCAGCGCAGGCCACGTGGAGGTCGCTCGCGTGCTCCTGGAGTACGGTGCTGGAATCAATACACACTCCAACGAGTTTAAAGAGAGCGCGCTCACACTCGCCTGCTATAAAG GGCACTTAGACATGGTCAGGTTTCTTTTAGAAGCGGGAGCCGACCAGGAGCACAAGACAGACGAGATGCACACCGCTCTTATGGAGGCCTGCATG gaTGGGCACGTAGAGGTGGCACGGCTACTGTTGGATAGTGGGGCGCAGGTAAACATGCCCGCTGACTCATTCGAGTCGCCACTGACGCTAGCTGCCTGCGGGGGCCACGTGGAGCTGGCAGCACTGCTGATCGAGAGGGGAGCCAACCTGGAGGAGGTGAATGATGAGGGCTACACTCCGCTGATGGAGGCTGCTCGGGAGGGTCATGAAGAGATGGTCGCACTGCTCTTGGCACAAG GTGCAAATATTAATGCGCAGACAGAGGAAACGCAGGAGACTGCACTGACTCTGGCGTGCTGCGGCGGCTTCCTTGAGGTTGCAGATTTTCTCATCAAAGCTGGGGCGGACATTGAGCTGGGTTGCTCTACCCCGCTCATGGAGGCTGCGCAGGAGGGGCATCTGGAGCTGGTCAAATACTTGTTGGCTGCAG gGGCTAACGTTCACGCCACTACAGCTACGGGGGACACAGCTCTTACATATGCTTGTGAGAACGGACACACCGATGTCGCTGATGTGCTGCTACAGACAGGAGCTGACCTG GAACATGAATCGGAAGGGGGCAGGACTCCACTGATGAAAGCAGCCAGAGCAGGCCACCTGTGTACTGTGCAGTTTCTCATAAGCAAAG GTGCTAATGTCAATAGAGCCACAGCCAACAATGATCACACAGTGGTCTCTCTGGCTTGTGCGGGAGGGCACCTGGCTGTCGTCGAGCTGCTTTTGGCCCATGGAGCAGACCCAACCCACAGACTGAAG GATGGCTCCACGATGCTGATTGAAGCTGCTAAAGGTGGTCACACTAATGTGGTGTCCTACCTGCTAGACTATCCAAACAACATTCTGTCAGTCCCTGCCCCAGACCTGTCCCAGCTCACACCACCCTCTCATGACACTTCTCAG GCCCCTCGAGTCCCATTCCAAGCATTGGCTATGGTGGTGCCACCCCAGGAGCCAGACAGAGTGCCCTCCACGATACCATCACCCCCACCCGTCACAAGCAAAG GTGCGTCAAAGCAGAGGCTGAGCTCCATTCAGAGCACCTCTGTGGCATCAGGTGGCTTAGACGCTGACCTGCTGCCGCCGTTTCATCCCTACCAGCCTCTGGAGTGCATCGTCGAGGAGACTGAGGGCAAGCTGAACGAGCTTGGCCAACGCATCAGCGCCATCGAAAAGGCCCAGCTGCAGTCGCTTGAGCTCATCCAGGGAGAGCCGCTCACCAAAGACAAGATCGAGGAGCTGAAGAAGAGTCGCGAGGAGCAGgtgcagaagaaaaagaagatcCTGAAGGAGCTGCAGAAGGTCGAGCGGCAGCTGCAGCTGAAGACGCAGCAACAGTTCACCAAAGAGTACATGGAGACCAAGGGGCACAAGGAAGAGCTAGGCCAGGCGGCAGGGGCGGAGATGCCCGGCACCCCCCTgcccctgcaggccacacagcTGGGCTCTGACGTTGACAACGAGACTGACTGCAGCAAGGACGAACACATGCCCACCTCCACCAATGAGGAAGACGATGGCGAGGAGGAAGACGAGGATGTGTATGAAGAGGACGTCGACTTACCCAAGCTGCCACAGGTGGATACTATTCTCTACAGAGAGGGGACGCAACCTCCGCCACCTCCACCTCCTCAGAACCAAGGCCTCCAGAGTCAAACAAGCTTCGTTCCCATCCAGCCTTTGGCCACGCAGCAGTCCACAGACTTCAGCAACGCGGAGTACTCGGAAAGCAGCAGCCCAGACCTGCAGAGGGTGTTGCTTGGCCCGCAGCTAACGGGGTTGGGACCGGGGCTTCTCGCACAGGCACCCGACGGACTCATGGTGGCCACGCCCGCACAGACGCTCACAGACACACTTGATGACATAATGGCTG CTGTGAACAGCAGAGTGCCTGTGGTAAACACTACAACTTCACCCTCTCCTCAGCCCTCCGCACAGATGCCCATCAACACAGTCTCCCCATCCTCCATGCTCCCGCTGTACCCTTCCGTGGACATTGACGCACAT ACGGAGAGTAATCACGACACGGCGCTGACGCTGGCCTGTGCAGGTGGCCACGAAGAGCTCGTCTCAGTTCTCATTGCACGTGGGGCCAACATCGAGCACCGGGACAAGAAGG GGTTTACTCCCCTGATCCTGGCTGCCACAGCGGGTCACGTCGGCGTGGTGGAGATCCTTCTGGACAAAGGAGGGGACATCGAAGCTCAGTCTGAGAGAACCAAAGACACCCCTCTGTCCCTCGCCTGCTCGGGTGGCAGACAAGAG GTGGTGGAGCTATTGTTGCTCCGCGGGGCTAATAAGGAGCACCGTAATGTGTCTGACTACACCCCCCTCAGCCTGGCGGCCTCAGGGGGCTACGTCAACATCATCAAGATCCTCCTCAACGCCGGTGCCGAGATCAACTCCAG GACTGGCAGTAAGCTGGGCATTTCTCCACTCATGTTGGCAGCCATGAACGGCCATGTGCCTGCCGTGAAACTGTTGCTGGACATGGGATCAGACATCAACGCTCAGATAGAGACCAATCGCAACACAGCACTGACCTTGGCATGCTTTCAGGGACGAGCAGAGGTTGTCAGCCTGCTGCTGGACCGGAAGGCCAACGTGGAACATCGCGCCAAG ACGGGTCTCACTCCTCTCATGGAGGCTGCGTCTGGTGGTTATGCCGAAGTGGGCCGTGTGCTGTTAGATAAAGGGGCGGATGTCAATGCCCCTCCGGTTCCTTCCTCTCGTGACACCGCACTCACCATAGCTGCAGACAAGGGCCACTACAAGTTCTGTGAGCTTCTCATCAGCAG aggGGCTCACATTGATGTGCGGAATAAGAAGGGGAACACACCTTTGTGGCTGGCTGCTAACGGAGGCCACTTTGATGTAGTTCAGCTGTTGGTGCAGGCTGGAGCTGATGTTGACGCAGCCGACAATCGCAAGATCACCCCCCTCATGGCAGCGTTCCGCAAG ggtCATGTTAAAGTGGTGCAGTACCTAGTAAAGGAAGTCAACCAGTTCCCATCTGACATTGAGTGCATGAGATACATTGCAACCATTGCGGATAAG GAACTACTGAAGAAGTGTCATCAGTGCATGGAGACCATCGTCAAAGCCAAAGATCAGCAGGCCGCTGAGGCAAACAAGAACGCCAGCATTCTGCTAGAGGAGCTTGATCTGGAAAAG TCTCGTGAAGAAAGTAAGAAGCAGGCCTTGGCTGCAAAACGGGAGAAGAGAAAGGAGAAGCGCAAGAAAAAGAAGGAAGAGCAGAAGAGGAAGATGGCAGAAGAAGAGGCAAAAGTGAAAGAGATTTACTCTGAGCTGCAGGATCTGAAGGAGGACTCTTCTGAAG AGCTGGAGGTTCCAATTGAGCCCCCAAGCGCTACCACCACCACGACCATTGGAATCTCCGCCACTTCCCCAACCTTCACAAACGCGTTTGGCAAAAAGCGGGCGAACGTGCCCACCACGCCGAACACCAGTCGCAAGAACAAAAAGAATAAGACCAAGGATTCTCCCTGTGAGCCCATTATCCTCCAAGACCCGCAGGTGTCCCTGGCGCAGCAGAAAGCAGACAAAAACAAGATCCATGGCGAACCTAGAGGGGGCGGGGCACCTGGCGGCACCAGCGACTCCGATAACCTAGACAGCACTGACTGCAACAGTGAAAGCAGCAATGGCAGTAAGAGTCAAGAGCTCACCGACCCGCCCTAttcatcctcctcttcctccttcCCCCTCCCAGTCCCTGCAGGCTCTGGCCATTTCCAGACTCCAGCAGAGAAGAGACAGGGGCCATCGCTGCATAGCTATCGTGAGGAGAAGGTCACAGTGTCCATCTCCAAACCGCAGCACAA ATCTCATGAGATCCAAAGTGACTTGACTTCCAGTTCCTTGCCCTCATCGTTTAAGACCATTTCACTACCCGTCAACTCACCCAACATTAAAATGAACCTCACTAGCCCTAAGAGGGGCCAGAAAAGAGAAGAGGGATGGAAGGAGGTAGTTCGGAG ATCTAAGAAACTCTCAGTCCCTGCTTCGGTGGTGTCTCGGATAATGGGTCGGGGCGGCTGCAACATCACAGCCATCCAAGACGTAACAGGCGCACACATCGATGTGGACAAACAGAAGGACAAAAACGGAGAGAGAATGATCACTATCAG AGGAGGCACAGAGTCCACACGGCATGCTGTACAACTTATCAACGCGCTAATTCAGGATCCTGCCAAAGAGCTGGAGGACCTGATACCTCGTAACCACATTCGGCCACCTGGCACCAACACCAAAATCAGCTCCACCTACACAACCTCCACTGGGGCAACCAGCACTACAGCAGCTAGTTCAAAAGGCTTGCCATCTGTGGTGCCCTCCTCAGGTGTTTCGTTCCCATCCTCCTCCAACTCTACGTCTCAGCAGGCTGGCAAGTTGGGCAAAAGCATGGCACCGGGTGTCAGGCCTCCCTTCGTATCTTTGCCGCTCGCTTACGCTCATCCTCAGCTGGCCCTTCTAGCGACTATGCATCATATCCGTCACCCTCGTTTGCCTATGGCACAGTTCGGCGGCACTTTCCCGTCATCTCCCAACACATGGGGTCCATTTCCCGTGCGTCCTGTGAGCCCTGGTAGCGCTAACAGCTCCCCAAAACACAGTGGCAACTCTGCTTCGCGTCCTGCCATCTCTGGTCCGGCCCACCCTGAGCACCCCTCTCCTCCTACATCCAGTGCCCTGGCTGCCACTGGCTCCACCACTTCTCCCACGAGTACTGCACCTACCAACACCCCCACGCCTTCCTCAGTCAGGAAGCAGCTCTTCTCCACAGAGCCAAAGTCTGGGGCTGGAGTGCCCATGGCCACGACTGGCAGCACCACTGCATCTGTGCAAGTTGCTCCGTCTCCCATCAGCTGCATTCAAACCACCCCAACGACTCCGCCGCCGCCCATTGCTCTGCCCACACAGCATCCTTCCCAACCCAAGTCAGAGCCGGCTAGCCTCAGCACCCCTGCTAAAGAGAAGCCCGTCACAGAGCTTGCTCTCTCCAGTGCGGGATCTGCATCTGACGGCCCCAGCCCCTCAGCTCCCCCGCACTTCACGTCCTCTCCGTCAGGCCCATCGATGATGCCTGCACAGTCAGAGAGCCGACAACAGCTTCCGTCACACTTTCCCTCCACCACAGAACACagttcttcatcatcttcatctcaGCCAGGCTCATCTCACCACGTCACACGCCTGCCTCTTCCCACCTGCAGCAGCACGGTCACTAACACCAGCAGCACCTTACCTCATTACACCCCTGCCGTGCCTGGTGTGTCCCCGCGCATGCAGCCACCGACACCCTTCTACCCCATGCCTCCAGGGGGTCTGCCGGATCAGCAGTCTGTGTTTGTGCCACCAGGAGCTTCGCAGGAGCCTCCCaaacagcagcaacaacaacagtCTCAGTCTACCCTGGCCCAGGCAGGCATGCCTCCTCAGTCTCATCCAATGTCCACCAACATGGGCATGATCAATGGCTCTCAAATGCACCTGCATGGCGGAAAAGCGCAATTGCCACACAACTTTGGACCTGCAGCTCTTTTCAGTCCCTTCAGCATCTTCAACAACAACCAGATGGGTAACAATCAGGTTTGGGGGGCCTGTCATCTGCCGACACGTACCCCATCTGAGCAGCCCTACAGTGCCCCAAATACCGCTTACATAGCTGGAATGGGGCAAATGGAAAGTGGGATGCCTCCTCCGGATGGCTCAAAAGCTCCCGGGTATCGTTGCTCCTCACAAAGAGTGGTCCCAAGCCCCATTG GAATGCATCCGATGGACCCCACATGCAATTCCATGTCCTCGTCTGCTCCACTCACCAACTTTACCACAAGCATGTCTGCCAGCCCTGTCTTTCTGCAGAGTCCGGCTCCTGTGGGTACACACTCCTTCAGCCGCCAGCACTTCTCTCCCCATCCCTGGAATTCCTCCACTTCat GTGAATCTCCAGTGCCCTCTGCGTCTTCCGGGGCATCTTCACCTCTTTGCACATCTACAGTGACTCCTGCTATGACACAGTCAAAACCAAGTAGCTCCAACCAGCAGGATCGGAAAGTGCCCCCGCCGATCGGAACAGAGCGTCTGGCCCGTATCCGGCAAACCGGCTCCATCAACCACACCATGCTGCCAAACAGCTACACCCCACCAGTGGGACAGGGTGGCATTTGGTCTTTTGGTGTGGGCAGTGCCTCAG AGACGATGTCAGGCTGGTCTCAGCCCCTGATGGGAGGGCCGGTGATGCAGATGCAGGAGCCTTCAGCCTTCTCTCAACACCAGGCTATGGAACGGGATGACACTGGGATTGTCGCTCCTTCTAACACTTACCACCAACCTCTACCTACCAACTTTATGGACTTTAAG GGCCTGCCGATGTACGGTGGTgctatgattccacctcacccTCAGATGGGGGAGGCTCCTGGTGGCCATGTATACAACGGTCTTCACACCTCTGACCCTGCCTGGAATCCCATCCTGAAGGTTGTTCCCAACTCTGGTGAGAGTTCAGACCCACAACAG GTATGGCCTGGTACTTGGGCCCCACATGTGGGAAATGTGCATCTGAACCATGTCAACTAA